A genomic stretch from Streptomyces sp. QL37 includes:
- a CDS encoding HAD hydrolase-like protein, whose product MPSPTLTVGFDLDMTLIDSRPGIKVAYEKLAAETGVYIDTDLVVSRLGPPLQDEMRNWFPADAIEEACDRYRALYPDTAITPTTALPGAREAVEAVQALGGRAMVVTAKYEPNAKLHLAHLGIDADVLIGGLWAEGKAQALLEHGARVYVGDHTGDVRGARAADALSVGVTTGPCDEEELRAAGADVILPDLTAFPAWLRTFAAA is encoded by the coding sequence ATGCCTTCACCCACCCTGACGGTCGGATTCGACCTCGACATGACCCTCATCGACTCCCGGCCCGGCATCAAGGTCGCCTACGAGAAACTGGCCGCCGAGACGGGTGTGTACATCGACACCGACCTGGTCGTCAGCCGGCTCGGCCCGCCGCTCCAGGACGAGATGCGGAACTGGTTCCCGGCCGACGCGATCGAAGAGGCGTGCGACCGGTACCGCGCCCTCTACCCGGACACGGCGATCACCCCGACGACCGCGCTCCCCGGCGCCCGGGAGGCCGTCGAGGCCGTCCAGGCGCTCGGCGGACGGGCGATGGTCGTCACCGCCAAGTACGAACCGAACGCCAAGCTCCACCTCGCGCACCTCGGCATAGACGCGGACGTGCTGATCGGCGGTCTCTGGGCGGAGGGCAAGGCCCAGGCGCTCCTGGAGCACGGCGCGCGGGTCTACGTCGGCGACCACACCGGGGACGTACGGGGTGCGCGCGCGGCGGACGCCCTGTCGGTCGGCGTCACCACCGGCCCGTGCGACGAGGAGGAGCTCCGGGCCGCCGGAGCCGACGTGATCCTGCCGGACCTCACGGCGTTCCCCGCCTGGCTGCGGACCTTCGCGGCCGCCTGA
- a CDS encoding cold-shock protein, with translation MPTGKVKWFNSEKGFGFLSRDDGADVFVHSSVLPAGVEALKPGQRVEFGVVAGQRGDQALSVVILDPTPSVAAAQRRRPDELASIVQDLTTVLENITPLLERGRYPDKAAGAKIAGLLRAVADQLDV, from the coding sequence GTGCCCACGGGTAAGGTCAAATGGTTCAATTCGGAAAAGGGCTTCGGCTTTCTTTCGCGCGACGACGGCGCCGACGTCTTCGTCCACTCCTCCGTACTCCCGGCCGGCGTCGAAGCGCTCAAGCCCGGCCAGCGCGTCGAGTTCGGGGTGGTCGCCGGCCAACGCGGTGACCAGGCCCTCTCCGTGGTGATCCTCGACCCCACGCCGTCCGTCGCCGCCGCGCAGCGGCGCAGGCCGGACGAGCTGGCCTCGATCGTGCAGGACCTGACGACGGTGCTGGAGAACATCACGCCGCTGCTGGAGCGCGGCCGGTACCCCGACAAGGCGGCGGGTGCGAAGATCGCCGGCCTGCTGAGGGCGGTCGCCGACCAGCTCGACGTCTGA
- a CDS encoding 1,4-dihydroxy-6-naphthoate synthase encodes MTDSTDTVTDTATDSAGAALPALRIAFSPCPNDTFVFDAWAHGRVPGAPALDVTFADIDVTNGMAERGELDVLKVSYAVLPWVLDEYALLPCGGALGRGCGPLVLTKEPGADLTGKTVAVPSERSTAYLLFRLWAAEVVPDGVGEIVVMPFDEIMPAVRDGRVDAGLVIHEARFTYRNYGLHSLADMGEHWESTTGLPIPLGAIIAKRSLGEETLNRLSESIRTSVRMAWDDPEKSRPYVLEHAQEMDPAVADQHIGLYVNEFTADLGESGYAAIRGLLTRAAAEGLVPALAPDAFSVTGR; translated from the coding sequence ATGACCGACTCGACCGACACCGTGACTGACACCGCGACGGACTCCGCCGGAGCCGCGCTCCCCGCGCTGCGGATCGCCTTCTCGCCGTGTCCGAACGACACCTTCGTCTTCGACGCCTGGGCGCACGGAAGGGTCCCCGGCGCGCCCGCCCTCGACGTCACCTTCGCCGACATCGACGTCACCAACGGCATGGCCGAGCGCGGCGAGCTCGACGTGCTGAAGGTGTCCTATGCCGTCCTTCCGTGGGTGCTCGACGAGTACGCGCTGCTGCCGTGCGGCGGCGCCCTGGGGCGCGGCTGCGGGCCGCTCGTCCTCACGAAGGAGCCCGGCGCCGACCTGACGGGGAAGACCGTCGCCGTGCCGAGCGAGCGCTCCACCGCCTATCTGCTGTTCCGGCTGTGGGCGGCCGAGGTCGTCCCGGACGGCGTGGGCGAGATCGTCGTCATGCCGTTCGACGAGATCATGCCGGCGGTGCGCGACGGCCGGGTGGACGCCGGGCTCGTGATCCACGAGGCCCGTTTCACCTACCGGAACTACGGCCTGCACAGCCTCGCCGACATGGGCGAGCACTGGGAGTCGACCACCGGCCTGCCGATCCCGCTCGGCGCGATCATCGCGAAGCGCTCGCTGGGCGAGGAGACGCTGAACAGGCTGTCGGAGTCGATCCGCACGTCGGTGCGGATGGCCTGGGACGACCCGGAGAAGTCGCGTCCGTACGTCCTGGAGCACGCCCAGGAGATGGACCCGGCCGTGGCCGACCAGCACATCGGGCTGTATGTGAACGAGTTCACCGCCGACCTCGGCGAGAGCGGCTACGCGGCGATCCGCGGCCTGCTGACCCGGGCGGCTGCCGAGGGCCTCGTGCCGGCGCTGGCGCCGGACGCGTTCTCCGTCACCGGGCGCTGA
- a CDS encoding futalosine hydrolase, translated as MRVLVVTAVPAERDAVTRAFGGDPEVREVPGAELHRAGPFDVLAGGAGPAAAAAATACALAAAPASQPYAAVVSAGIGGGFAPAAPVGSLVVATGIVAADLGAETPDGFVPVTGLGFGRDTFLPPEALVRDVAEATGAVPGPVLTVSTVTGSAARIAELLAAHPGAVAEAMEGFGVAEAADRFGVPALELRAVSNTVGPRDRGAWRIGDALAALTEAFGKTAPVVESWTWHDRLDRHRD; from the coding sequence GTGCGGGTGCTTGTCGTGACCGCCGTCCCGGCCGAACGGGACGCGGTCACGCGTGCGTTCGGGGGTGATCCGGAGGTGCGGGAGGTTCCCGGCGCCGAGCTGCACCGGGCGGGCCCGTTCGACGTCCTCGCGGGTGGCGCGGGTCCGGCCGCCGCTGCGGCCGCCACCGCCTGCGCCCTCGCCGCCGCGCCCGCCTCGCAGCCGTACGCGGCCGTCGTCTCGGCCGGTATCGGCGGCGGCTTCGCACCCGCCGCGCCCGTCGGCTCCCTCGTCGTGGCGACCGGCATCGTCGCCGCGGACCTGGGCGCCGAGACCCCGGACGGCTTCGTGCCCGTCACCGGTCTCGGCTTCGGCAGGGACACCTTCCTGCCGCCCGAGGCCCTCGTACGGGACGTGGCGGAGGCCACCGGCGCAGTGCCGGGCCCCGTGCTCACCGTCTCCACCGTGACCGGCAGCGCGGCCCGCATCGCCGAACTGCTGGCCGCGCACCCCGGAGCCGTCGCCGAGGCCATGGAGGGCTTCGGCGTCGCGGAGGCCGCCGACAGGTTCGGTGTGCCGGCGCTGGAGCTCCGGGCCGTCTCGAACACCGTCGGGCCGCGCGACCGCGGGGCCTGGCGTATCGGCGACGCCCTGGCGGCGCTCACCGAGGCGTTCGGGAAGACCGCACCCGTAGTGGAAAGTTGGACCTGGCATGACCGACTCGACCGACACCGTGACTGA
- a CDS encoding DUF2771 domain-containing protein has product MTVAFFSGKGRRIGVALGAVSAGLLVLSACDKPTPLATVTVGDNSVSTEASCYNDGNALKESEIQGCLNKKAEKSVKVAMDDKVRFGVDPEVADHGWTLFINGQQAEQEPYKKTYRSIPGSAFFASQTGETTADKTQVSIVETKGQKLTGVWHFQLTKTS; this is encoded by the coding sequence ATGACCGTTGCGTTCTTCTCCGGTAAGGGCCGTCGAATCGGCGTCGCTCTTGGTGCCGTGTCCGCGGGACTCCTTGTCCTGTCCGCCTGCGACAAGCCGACGCCGCTCGCCACCGTGACGGTCGGCGACAACTCGGTGAGCACCGAGGCGTCCTGCTACAACGACGGCAACGCCCTCAAGGAGTCCGAGATCCAGGGCTGCCTGAACAAGAAGGCGGAGAAGTCCGTCAAGGTCGCGATGGACGACAAGGTCCGCTTCGGCGTCGACCCCGAGGTCGCGGACCACGGCTGGACGCTCTTCATCAACGGCCAGCAGGCCGAGCAGGAGCCGTACAAGAAGACGTACCGGTCGATCCCCGGCAGCGCCTTCTTCGCCAGCCAGACCGGTGAGACCACGGCGGACAAGACGCAGGTCAGCATCGTCGAGACCAAGGGTCAGAAGCTCACGGGCGTCTGGCACTTCCAGCTCACGAAGACCTCCTGA
- a CDS encoding MFS transporter: MAATRSSDGSGPLRRAGRAMGRALRAPFTGTARGIRKATHAHGAGESGLGKLIELHAVNGAGDVMITVALASTVFFSVPTDEARGRVALYLAVTMAPFTLLAPVVGPLLDRLPHGRRAAMAGAMFARAVLAITMSGAVATGGLELYPAALGVLVCSKAYGVVRSAVVPRLLPPRFSLVKANSRVTLAGLLATGVAAPIGAGLQSIGSPWPLYGACAIFLGGTVLAFTLPRKVDSAKGERKARLVVPHEEAAAPPPVRVPTSKSARGGRTGSTWAARRSRREKPPGLRSVGPSVLHGLQANAAHRALSGFLIFFLAFLLREHPLAGQSAAVSLGIVGVAAGAGNACGTAVGSWLRARGPEVIVATVLGLALGVAVLTAVFFSTVMVAALAAVAGFTQALSKLSLDAMIQRDVPEEVRTSAFARSETLLQMSWVVGGAIGIALPLNGVLGMSVAAGLLALGAAASVRGLLGAARRGSPHPRVA, translated from the coding sequence GTGGCCGCCACCAGGTCGTCCGACGGATCCGGTCCGCTCCGCAGGGCGGGCCGGGCGATGGGCCGTGCCCTGCGCGCCCCGTTCACGGGCACGGCACGGGGGATCAGGAAGGCGACGCACGCCCACGGGGCCGGCGAGTCCGGCCTCGGCAAGCTGATCGAGCTGCACGCGGTCAACGGCGCGGGTGACGTCATGATCACCGTGGCCCTCGCCTCCACGGTGTTCTTCTCCGTGCCGACGGACGAGGCGCGCGGGCGCGTCGCCCTGTACCTCGCCGTCACCATGGCCCCCTTCACCCTGCTCGCCCCGGTGGTCGGCCCCCTCCTGGACCGCCTGCCGCACGGCCGACGCGCCGCGATGGCAGGTGCGATGTTCGCCCGGGCGGTTCTCGCGATCACGATGTCGGGCGCGGTGGCCACGGGCGGCCTGGAGCTCTATCCGGCGGCTCTGGGCGTCCTGGTCTGCTCGAAGGCGTACGGGGTCGTGCGCAGCGCCGTCGTGCCCCGTCTCCTGCCGCCCCGCTTCTCCCTGGTGAAGGCCAATTCACGGGTCACCCTCGCCGGTCTGCTGGCCACAGGTGTCGCGGCGCCGATCGGGGCGGGGTTGCAGAGCATCGGATCCCCATGGCCGCTCTACGGCGCCTGTGCGATCTTCCTCGGCGGTACGGTCCTCGCCTTCACCCTGCCCCGCAAGGTCGACTCCGCGAAGGGCGAGCGCAAGGCCCGCCTCGTCGTCCCGCACGAGGAGGCGGCCGCTCCGCCGCCCGTCCGGGTCCCCACCTCGAAGAGCGCCAGGGGCGGCAGGACCGGCAGCACATGGGCCGCGAGGAGGAGCAGGCGGGAGAAACCGCCGGGGCTGCGGTCCGTCGGCCCGTCCGTCCTGCACGGCCTCCAGGCGAACGCCGCGCACCGCGCGCTCTCCGGCTTCCTGATCTTCTTCCTGGCGTTCCTGCTGCGCGAGCACCCCCTGGCGGGCCAGAGCGCCGCCGTCTCCCTCGGCATCGTCGGGGTCGCGGCCGGCGCCGGGAACGCCTGCGGCACGGCGGTCGGCTCGTGGCTCAGGGCGCGCGGCCCCGAGGTGATCGTCGCGACGGTGCTGGGGCTCGCCCTGGGGGTCGCCGTGCTCACCGCGGTGTTCTTCAGCACGGTGATGGTCGCCGCCCTCGCCGCGGTCGCGGGGTTCACCCAGGCCCTGTCGAAGCTGTCGCTGGACGCGATGATCCAGCGCGACGTGCCGGAGGAGGTGCGTACGTCGGCCTTCGCCCGGTCGGAGACGCTGCTCCAGATGTCCTGGGTGGTCGGCGGCGCGATCGGCATCGCGCTGCCGCTCAACGGAGTACTCGGCATGTCCGTCGCCGCGGGGCTCCTGGCGCTGGGCGCCGCCGCCTCCGTACGGGGCCTCCTGGGGGCCGCACGGCGCGGCTCACCGCACCCCCGCGTGGCGTGA
- a CDS encoding DUF3027 domain-containing protein, with translation MSAATTRSRTARTPAPDRLCAEAVDLARAAAEEAAAPGVVGEHVALVSEGDRVVTHYFEAKEPGYRGWRWAVTVARASRAKNVTLDETVLLPGSDALLAPEWVPWSERLRPGDMGPGDLLPTEAEDPRLEPGWTGEDEPLPNSAVSEVSQELAALADVEDAELTTLPATRRGSIAAVADELGTRRARVLSRYGLRLAADRWDEEFGAKTPMAQAAPASCVTCAFLVPMAGSLKQAFGVCANEFAPADGRVVSLAYGCGGHSEAAVMPKPPKPAPHALDTMRVDDYSLRPADDSGSVPDRPDGATEDLGHS, from the coding sequence GTGAGTGCTGCGACGACGCGAAGCCGTACGGCCCGTACCCCCGCCCCTGACCGTCTGTGCGCCGAGGCGGTAGACCTCGCACGCGCTGCGGCGGAGGAGGCCGCCGCCCCAGGAGTGGTGGGTGAGCACGTGGCCCTGGTCTCCGAAGGTGACCGGGTGGTCACGCACTACTTCGAGGCCAAGGAGCCCGGCTACCGGGGCTGGCGCTGGGCGGTGACGGTCGCCAGGGCCTCCCGCGCCAAGAACGTCACCCTTGACGAAACGGTGCTGCTGCCCGGGTCCGACGCGCTCCTCGCCCCCGAGTGGGTGCCCTGGAGCGAGCGTCTGCGGCCCGGCGACATGGGCCCCGGCGACCTGCTGCCCACCGAGGCGGAGGACCCGCGCCTGGAGCCCGGCTGGACGGGCGAGGACGAGCCCCTGCCGAACTCTGCGGTCTCCGAGGTGTCCCAGGAGCTGGCCGCCCTCGCCGACGTCGAGGACGCGGAGCTGACGACGCTTCCCGCCACGCGGCGAGGCTCGATCGCCGCGGTCGCCGACGAGCTCGGCACGCGGCGCGCGCGGGTGCTGTCCCGGTACGGGCTGCGGCTGGCGGCGGACCGGTGGGACGAGGAGTTCGGTGCGAAGACGCCCATGGCGCAGGCGGCGCCCGCGTCCTGTGTCACCTGTGCGTTCCTGGTGCCGATGGCCGGCTCGCTGAAGCAGGCCTTCGGGGTCTGCGCGAACGAGTTCGCCCCGGCGGACGGCCGGGTCGTCTCCCTGGCGTACGGCTGCGGGGGCCACTCCGAGGCGGCGGTCATGCCGAAGCCGCCGAAGCCCGCGCCGCACGCGCTCGACACGATGCGGGTGGACGACTACTCCCTGCGTCCGGCCGACGACTCGGGCTCGGTCCCGGACCGTCCGGACGGCGCGACGGAGGACCTGGGGCACTCCTGA
- a CDS encoding DUF5707 domain-containing protein, translating into MRIRATVAAVSGALALSALAVPAAQADDGRTWTPDFGLSAPEHSNGRMAARAVTSYGDLKITKAVVNGGKPIVVGTTAPKKVTVAITATDDSGIADASTLLWIGSDLESEDSFGFSQNEDAAKCKAANATTSTCTLTVTVDPAWLINSDSTNWKVGAAVLSNDGQIVQNDAFARVRLQRLSRLTVNAAPEPVKKGKTITVTGKLSRANWETDTYKGYTGQSVKLQFRKKTSSTYTTLKTIKTNSTGALKTTAKASVDGYWRYSFAGTSTTPAITTAGDFVDVK; encoded by the coding sequence ATGCGTATTCGTGCCACCGTCGCCGCTGTTTCCGGCGCCCTGGCTCTGTCCGCTCTCGCCGTACCGGCCGCGCAGGCCGACGACGGCCGCACCTGGACGCCCGACTTCGGGCTCTCCGCCCCGGAGCACTCCAACGGGCGGATGGCCGCCCGTGCGGTCACCTCCTACGGCGATCTGAAGATCACCAAGGCAGTCGTGAACGGCGGCAAGCCCATCGTGGTGGGCACCACCGCACCGAAGAAGGTCACCGTCGCCATCACGGCCACGGACGACTCGGGCATCGCCGACGCCTCCACACTCCTGTGGATCGGCAGCGACCTGGAGTCCGAGGACAGCTTCGGCTTCTCGCAGAACGAGGACGCCGCCAAGTGCAAGGCGGCCAACGCCACGACCTCGACCTGCACGCTCACGGTCACCGTCGACCCCGCATGGCTGATCAACTCCGACTCGACCAACTGGAAGGTCGGAGCCGCGGTACTCAGCAACGACGGCCAGATTGTCCAGAACGACGCCTTCGCCAGGGTGAGGCTCCAGCGCCTCTCCAGGCTGACCGTCAACGCCGCGCCGGAGCCGGTCAAGAAGGGCAAGACCATCACGGTCACCGGCAAGCTGTCGCGCGCCAACTGGGAGACCGACACCTACAAGGGCTACACGGGTCAGTCCGTCAAGCTGCAGTTCCGTAAGAAGACCAGCAGCACCTACACCACGCTCAAGACCATCAAGACGAACAGCACCGGTGCGCTGAAGACCACGGCCAAGGCCTCGGTGGACGGCTACTGGCGCTACAGCTTCGCCGGCACCTCGACCACCCCGGCCATCACGACCGCGGGTGACTTCGTCGACGTGAAGTAG
- a CDS encoding HAD-IC family P-type ATPase, with the protein MTQRALDSFGEQPDPVRTSPAPAPPGGLTTAEVAERVARGEVNDVPVRSSRSVTEIVRANVLTRFNLIIGVLWVIMLFVAPIQDSLFGFVIIANTGIGIVQEWRAKKTLDSLAVIGEAKPTVRRDGKAAEVSVSEIVLGDLVELGPGDKAVVDGTVAEADSLEIDESLLTGEADPVVKRPGDPVMSGSFVVAGGGAFTATKVGREAYAAQLAEEASRFTLVQSELRSGISTILKYVTWMMVPTAIGLIISQLVVKDNNFKDSVARTVGGIVPMIPEGLVLLTSVAFAIGVIRLGRKQCLVQELPAIEGLARVDVVCLDKTGTLTEGGMDVTEVRPLNGSDEEYVRRVLGALGASDPRPNASLQAIIDAYPNGEGWGVTQAMPFSSARKYSGAAFTEGDGDASAWLLGAPDVLLGADDPALAETGHLNEQGLRVLLLARVRGELDAPDAASEAVPTALVVLEQRLRPDAGDTLAYFDDQNVAAKVISGDNAVSVGAVAQKLGMPGAEHPLDARRLPEDSDDMATEIERNAVFGRVTPQQKRDMVGALQSRGHTVAMTGDGVNDVLALKDADIGVSMGSGSEATRAVAQIVLLNNSFATLPSVVAEGRRVIGNITRVATLFLTKTVYSVLLAILVVCFQVEYPFLPRHLTLLSTLTIGVPAFFLALAPNKERAQPHFVRRVMRYAIPSGVIAAAATFTTYLVARHHYAGTGALDAETSAATLTLFLVSMWVLAIIARPYTWWRIALVATMGLCFLIVLAVPWLQDFFALKLVGTTMPWAAVGIAVVAAAVLELAWRMVGRRFRS; encoded by the coding sequence ATGACGCAGCGGGCACTCGATTCCTTCGGTGAGCAGCCGGACCCCGTACGGACCTCGCCGGCGCCCGCGCCACCGGGCGGGCTGACCACCGCGGAGGTCGCCGAACGGGTCGCCCGGGGCGAGGTCAACGACGTACCCGTCCGCTCGTCCCGCTCCGTCACCGAGATCGTCCGCGCGAACGTCCTCACCCGGTTCAACCTGATCATCGGCGTGCTCTGGGTGATCATGCTGTTCGTCGCGCCGATCCAGGACAGCCTGTTCGGCTTCGTGATCATCGCCAACACGGGGATCGGCATCGTCCAGGAGTGGCGCGCCAAGAAGACCCTGGACAGCCTGGCGGTGATCGGTGAGGCGAAACCGACCGTGCGGCGGGACGGCAAGGCGGCGGAGGTCTCCGTCTCCGAGATCGTGCTCGGCGATCTGGTCGAGCTGGGCCCCGGGGACAAGGCCGTCGTGGACGGCACGGTCGCCGAGGCCGACAGCCTGGAGATCGACGAGTCGCTCCTGACGGGCGAGGCCGACCCCGTGGTCAAGCGGCCCGGCGACCCGGTGATGTCCGGCAGCTTCGTCGTCGCCGGAGGCGGGGCGTTCACCGCCACCAAGGTCGGCCGTGAGGCCTACGCCGCCCAGCTCGCCGAGGAGGCATCCCGCTTCACCCTCGTGCAGTCCGAGCTCCGCAGCGGCATCAGCACGATCCTCAAGTACGTGACGTGGATGATGGTGCCGACCGCGATCGGGCTCATCATCAGCCAGCTGGTCGTCAAGGACAACAACTTCAAGGACTCGGTCGCCCGCACGGTCGGCGGCATCGTCCCGATGATCCCCGAGGGACTGGTCCTGCTCACCTCGGTCGCCTTCGCGATCGGGGTCATCCGGCTCGGCCGCAAGCAGTGCCTCGTGCAGGAGCTGCCCGCGATCGAGGGCCTGGCCCGGGTCGACGTCGTCTGCCTGGACAAGACCGGCACCCTCACCGAGGGCGGCATGGACGTCACCGAGGTCCGCCCGCTGAACGGCTCCGACGAGGAGTACGTCCGCCGCGTCCTGGGCGCCCTCGGCGCCTCCGACCCCCGGCCCAACGCCAGCCTCCAGGCCATCATCGACGCCTACCCGAACGGCGAGGGCTGGGGTGTCACGCAGGCCATGCCGTTCTCCTCGGCCCGCAAGTACAGCGGGGCCGCCTTCACCGAGGGCGATGGCGACGCGTCCGCCTGGCTGCTGGGCGCCCCCGATGTGCTGCTGGGCGCCGACGACCCCGCCCTCGCCGAGACCGGCCACCTCAACGAGCAGGGGCTGCGGGTCCTGCTCCTGGCCCGGGTGCGGGGCGAGCTGGACGCCCCCGACGCCGCCTCCGAGGCCGTGCCCACCGCGCTCGTCGTCCTGGAGCAGCGGCTGCGGCCCGACGCCGGCGACACGCTGGCCTACTTCGACGACCAGAACGTCGCCGCGAAGGTCATCTCCGGCGACAACGCCGTCTCGGTCGGCGCGGTGGCCCAGAAGCTGGGGATGCCGGGTGCCGAGCACCCGCTGGATGCCCGCCGGCTGCCCGAGGACAGCGACGACATGGCGACGGAGATCGAGCGGAACGCGGTCTTCGGCCGGGTCACCCCGCAGCAGAAGCGGGACATGGTCGGGGCGCTCCAGTCACGCGGGCACACGGTCGCGATGACCGGGGACGGCGTCAACGACGTGCTGGCGCTGAAGGACGCCGACATCGGCGTCTCGATGGGCTCGGGCTCGGAGGCGACCCGCGCGGTGGCGCAGATCGTCCTGCTGAACAACAGCTTCGCGACGCTGCCGTCCGTCGTGGCCGAGGGCCGGCGGGTCATCGGCAACATCACCCGGGTCGCCACCCTGTTCCTGACGAAGACCGTCTACTCGGTGCTGCTGGCGATCCTGGTGGTCTGCTTCCAGGTGGAGTACCCGTTCCTGCCGCGCCATCTGACGCTGCTGTCCACGCTGACGATCGGCGTCCCGGCGTTCTTCCTGGCGCTCGCCCCCAACAAGGAGCGGGCCCAGCCGCACTTCGTACGCCGCGTCATGCGGTACGCGATCCCCTCCGGGGTGATCGCGGCGGCGGCCACCTTCACCACGTATCTGGTCGCCCGGCACCACTACGCCGGCACGGGGGCGCTGGACGCGGAGACGAGCGCGGCGACCCTCACGCTGTTCCTGGTCTCCATGTGGGTCCTGGCGATCATCGCCCGTCCCTACACGTGGTGGCGGATCGCCCTGGTGGCGACGATGGGCCTGTGCTTCCTCATCGTGCTCGCGGTGCCCTGGCTCCAGGACTTCTTCGCGCTGAAGCTGGTGGGGACGACGATGCCGTGGGCGGCGGTGGGGATCGCGGTGGTAGCGGCGGCCGTCCTGGAACTGGCCTGGCGTATGGTCGGCCGCCGCTTCCGCTCGTGA
- a CDS encoding DUF2530 domain-containing protein, with amino-acid sequence MEKWTPKHEAPEPLEGPVVATITGGTILWFVLFVVQVPFYGWFDDRGHAWWIWVCLAGAGLGLIGIWYVRGRDAALKRAAAAQAAADAPDGAHH; translated from the coding sequence ATGGAGAAGTGGACACCGAAACACGAGGCGCCCGAGCCCTTGGAGGGCCCCGTCGTCGCCACCATCACGGGTGGCACGATCCTCTGGTTCGTCCTCTTCGTCGTGCAGGTTCCCTTCTACGGCTGGTTCGACGACCGGGGTCACGCCTGGTGGATCTGGGTCTGCCTGGCCGGTGCCGGGCTGGGCCTGATCGGCATCTGGTACGTCCGGGGGCGGGACGCCGCGCTCAAGCGGGCCGCCGCCGCGCAGGCGGCCGCCGACGCGCCCGACGGCGCGCACCACTGA
- a CDS encoding NCS2 family permease, translating into MSSSATAPVDQPPTPQQPHGVLDRYFKISERGSTVAREVRGGFATFFAMAYIIVLNPIILGSAKDMYGHQLDGGQLVTATVLAAAFSTLLMGVIGNVPIALAAGLGVNTVVALQLAPRMSWPDAMGMVVLAGIVVMLLVATGLRERVMNAVPRSLRKGIAMGIGLFVLLVGLVDSGFVSRIPDAAHTTVPLQLGSDGHLNGWPVLVFILGTLLTLALIVRKVPGAILLSIVVMTVVALVIDAIADLPAGAWGLTVPEWPGNPVASPDFGLIGQVSLFGGFGKVGILTGVLFVFTVLLSCFFDAMGTILGVGDEAKLMDKDGHFPGINKVLLVDGVAVAAGGVSSSSASTCFVESTAGVGEGARTGLASVVSGLLFSVALLLTPLATMVPSQAATPALIAVGFLILAGNVRDVDWSDYTLAIPAFMAMLMMPLTYSITNGIGIGCIAFSVMRLAAGRGREVPTAMYVVSAVFVFYYAMPALGLT; encoded by the coding sequence ATGTCCTCCTCGGCCACCGCTCCGGTCGATCAGCCTCCGACGCCGCAGCAGCCTCACGGTGTCCTTGATCGTTACTTCAAGATCTCCGAGCGGGGGTCGACGGTCGCGCGCGAGGTCCGTGGCGGTTTCGCCACGTTCTTCGCGATGGCGTACATCATCGTGCTCAACCCGATCATCCTCGGCAGCGCGAAGGACATGTACGGGCACCAGCTCGACGGTGGCCAGCTCGTCACGGCCACCGTGCTGGCGGCCGCGTTCTCCACGCTCCTGATGGGTGTCATCGGCAATGTGCCGATCGCGCTCGCCGCCGGTCTCGGCGTCAACACCGTCGTCGCCCTCCAGCTCGCCCCCCGGATGAGCTGGCCCGACGCGATGGGCATGGTCGTCCTCGCGGGCATCGTCGTGATGCTGCTCGTCGCGACCGGGCTGCGCGAGCGCGTGATGAACGCCGTGCCGCGCTCGCTCCGCAAGGGCATCGCGATGGGCATCGGCCTCTTCGTGCTCCTGGTCGGCCTGGTCGACTCCGGCTTCGTCTCCCGCATCCCGGACGCCGCGCACACCACGGTGCCGCTGCAGCTCGGCAGCGACGGCCACCTCAACGGCTGGCCGGTCCTCGTCTTCATCCTGGGCACGCTGCTGACCCTCGCGCTGATCGTCCGCAAGGTGCCGGGCGCGATCCTGCTCTCCATCGTCGTCATGACGGTCGTCGCGCTGGTCATCGACGCGATCGCCGACCTCCCGGCCGGCGCCTGGGGGCTGACCGTCCCGGAGTGGCCCGGCAATCCGGTGGCCTCCCCGGACTTCGGGCTGATCGGTCAGGTCAGCCTGTTCGGCGGCTTCGGGAAGGTCGGCATCCTGACCGGCGTCCTCTTCGTCTTCACCGTGCTGCTGTCCTGCTTCTTCGACGCGATGGGCACCATCCTCGGCGTCGGCGACGAGGCCAAGCTCATGGACAAGGACGGCCACTTCCCGGGCATCAACAAGGTCCTCCTCGTCGACGGTGTCGCCGTCGCCGCGGGTGGTGTGAGCTCCTCCTCCGCGTCGACCTGCTTCGTCGAGTCCACGGCGGGCGTCGGCGAGGGCGCCCGTACCGGGCTCGCGAGCGTGGTGAGCGGGCTGCTCTTCTCGGTGGCGCTGCTCCTGACGCCGCTGGCGACGATGGTCCCGTCGCAGGCGGCCACCCCGGCACTGATCGCGGTCGGGTTCCTGATCCTCGCGGGCAATGTGCGGGACGTCGACTGGAGCGACTACACGCTCGCCATCCCGGCCTTCATGGCCATGCTGATGATGCCGCTCACGTACTCGATCACCAACGGCATCGGCATCGGCTGCATCGCATTCAGCGTGATGCGCCTGGCGGCCGGGCGCGGCCGGGAGGTCCCGACGGCGATGTACGTGGTGTCCGCGGTCTTCGTCTTCTACTACGCGATGCCGGCGCTCGGCCTCACGTAG